The proteins below are encoded in one region of Mycobacterium pseudokansasii:
- a CDS encoding SDR family oxidoreductase, with product MHRDVLTVIGAGGIGHAIARRSGSAKTVLLADNDDETLASVVESLSAAGHQVLGHSVDVASAESVRGLARYAASLGDVTHVAHTAGLSPAQASAQAILAVDLLGVALMLQEFGEVVAPGGAGVVIASMAGHLVPPLTAEQEQALAHNPPGDLLSLDFVSRVTEPAFAYPIAKQANHIRVRAASVPWGRRGARINSISPGIISTPMGQQELNSAVGDGMRAMIAMSGTGRIGTPDDIAAAAAFLLGPDASFVTGTDLLVDGGVIAAVRSGS from the coding sequence GTGCATCGGGACGTGTTGACCGTTATCGGTGCCGGCGGCATCGGTCACGCGATTGCCCGGCGGTCAGGGTCCGCCAAGACGGTACTTCTGGCCGACAACGACGACGAGACGCTGGCATCGGTCGTCGAATCACTATCCGCCGCAGGCCATCAGGTGCTGGGTCACAGTGTCGACGTCGCGTCAGCGGAATCAGTTCGCGGGCTGGCGCGGTACGCCGCCTCCCTCGGCGACGTGACACACGTGGCCCATACCGCCGGGCTCTCCCCGGCGCAAGCCTCGGCGCAAGCAATCCTGGCTGTCGACCTGCTCGGCGTTGCGCTGATGCTGCAGGAATTCGGCGAGGTCGTCGCGCCGGGCGGCGCGGGTGTGGTGATCGCCAGCATGGCCGGCCACCTGGTCCCGCCGCTGACCGCCGAGCAGGAGCAGGCGCTGGCCCACAACCCGCCGGGTGACCTGCTATCGCTCGACTTCGTCAGCCGGGTCACCGAACCGGCCTTTGCCTACCCGATCGCTAAGCAGGCCAATCACATTCGAGTGCGTGCCGCGAGCGTGCCGTGGGGCCGCCGCGGAGCAAGGATCAACTCGATCAGTCCCGGCATCATCTCGACGCCGATGGGGCAGCAGGAACTGAATTCCGCCGTCGGCGACGGCATGCGGGCGATGATCGCCATGTCGGGCACCGGCCGCATCGGAACCCCCGACGACATCGCGGCGGCGGCGGCGTTTCTGCTCGGCCCGGACGCATCCTTTGTCACCGGTACCGATCTGCTGGTCGACGGTGGCG
- a CDS encoding DUF2127 domain-containing protein gives MAKRETRGVNRWELIACAVSGHATYAPDDEALADRLSATTKLGEVWRCLRCGDFTLGEPHGRGHPEDAPLIMRGKALRQAIIIRVLAVERLLRAMVLGLAAWAVWEFRGARGAIQATLDRDLPVFRTAGFKVDQMSAIHELEKALAAKPSTLALITFMLAAYAVLQVVEGVGLWLLKRWGEYFAVVATSLFLPLEIHDLTKGITMTRVVTFTINMAAVLYLLISKRLFGLRGGRQAYEEERHGEQLLDLERAAMTT, from the coding sequence GTGGCCAAGCGCGAAACTCGTGGCGTGAACCGGTGGGAGCTGATTGCGTGTGCCGTCAGCGGGCACGCCACCTATGCACCCGACGACGAGGCTCTGGCAGACCGGCTGAGCGCCACCACCAAGCTCGGTGAGGTATGGCGCTGTCTTCGTTGTGGCGACTTCACCCTCGGTGAGCCGCATGGACGGGGCCATCCCGAAGACGCACCACTGATCATGCGGGGCAAGGCGTTACGCCAGGCGATCATCATCCGGGTGCTCGCAGTCGAGCGGCTGCTTCGGGCCATGGTGCTCGGTCTCGCCGCGTGGGCGGTGTGGGAGTTTCGCGGGGCACGCGGAGCCATTCAAGCCACCCTCGATCGCGACCTGCCGGTCTTTCGCACGGCGGGGTTCAAGGTCGATCAAATGTCGGCGATACACGAACTGGAGAAGGCACTGGCCGCAAAGCCATCCACGCTGGCGCTGATCACGTTCATGCTGGCCGCCTATGCGGTCTTGCAGGTGGTCGAGGGCGTGGGCCTATGGCTGCTGAAGCGTTGGGGCGAATACTTCGCGGTGGTGGCCACCTCGCTGTTCCTGCCGTTGGAGATCCATGACCTGACCAAGGGCATCACCATGACCCGGGTGGTGACCTTCACCATCAATATGGCTGCGGTGCTGTACCTGTTGATCTCGAAGCGGTTGTTCGGCCTGCGCGGTGGCCGCCAGGCATATGAGGAAGAACGGCACGGCGAGCAGTTGCTCGACCTCGAACGCGCCGCCATGACGACCTGA
- a CDS encoding SDR family oxidoreductase, protein MGTYAITGAASGMGRAAAGRLRDHGHTVIGVDLKDADVAADLSTPQGRAHAADEVVVASGGKLDGAVLAAGLGPGPGRDRMRRIAQVNYLGVVELLQAWRPALAAAGRAKVVVIGSNSTTTVPAVPRRTVRALLDNDADRALRSVRLFGRAAPSIMYAASKIAVSRWVRRRAVLPDWAGSGIRLNALAPGAIMTPLLQEQLSDPTQAKAVRSFPIPIGGFGDVAHIADWICFLLSDSADFLCGSVVFVDGGSDAYFRADDWPKPLPVRRLPGYLIRFRRGSRMTTAADR, encoded by the coding sequence ATGGGCACTTATGCAATCACCGGGGCGGCATCCGGGATGGGCCGCGCGGCCGCGGGCCGGCTCCGGGATCACGGCCACACGGTGATCGGTGTCGACCTCAAAGACGCCGATGTCGCCGCAGACTTGTCGACACCCCAGGGACGTGCGCACGCCGCTGACGAAGTCGTGGTGGCCTCGGGCGGCAAGCTCGACGGAGCCGTGCTGGCTGCAGGGTTGGGGCCAGGCCCGGGCCGGGACCGGATGCGGCGGATCGCACAGGTCAATTACCTGGGAGTGGTCGAGTTGCTGCAGGCGTGGCGGCCCGCATTGGCTGCCGCCGGGCGCGCGAAGGTGGTCGTCATCGGAAGTAACTCGACGACGACGGTTCCAGCGGTTCCGCGGCGAACCGTGCGGGCACTGCTGGACAATGACGCCGACCGGGCGCTGCGTTCGGTGAGGTTGTTCGGCAGAGCCGCGCCGTCGATCATGTACGCGGCGTCGAAAATCGCGGTGAGCCGCTGGGTTCGGCGCCGCGCGGTGTTGCCGGACTGGGCCGGTTCGGGTATACGGCTGAATGCTCTTGCACCCGGGGCCATCATGACGCCGTTACTGCAGGAGCAGCTGTCGGACCCGACGCAAGCCAAAGCCGTTCGGTCGTTCCCTATTCCCATCGGTGGATTCGGCGACGTCGCGCACATTGCTGACTGGATTTGCTTCCTGCTCTCGGACTCCGCCGACTTCCTGTGCGGCAGTGTCGTGTTCGTCGATGGCGGTTCCGACGCATACTTCCGGGCCGACGACTGGCCCAAGCCGCTGCCGGTGCGCCGACTGCCCGGGTACCTCATCCGGTTCCGCCGCGGTTCCCGCATGACGACTGCCGCGGATCGGTGA
- a CDS encoding 5'-methylthioadenosine/adenosylhomocysteine nucleosidase — MTIGVICAIPQELSYLLGLMSGPERHQIAQVTFGVGALESHPVVLAAAGMGKVNTSMVATLLADRFRCGTIVFTGVAGGLDAELQIGDVVIAERVVQHDFGLLEDEQLQPYQPGHIPFIKPTEQLGYRADPGLIERVRDRLDGFTLPSLSIGAGGHGRPPRITFGTVLTGDQYLHCERTRSRLRHELGGHAIEMEGGALAQVCESFGMPWLVVRALSDLAGSDSGLDFNRFVNEVADGSARILLRLLPVLTRHATI; from the coding sequence GTGACGATCGGGGTCATCTGTGCGATCCCGCAGGAGTTGTCCTACCTGCTGGGTTTGATGTCGGGACCCGAACGCCACCAGATTGCCCAGGTCACCTTCGGCGTCGGCGCGCTCGAGTCGCACCCGGTGGTGTTGGCGGCAGCCGGCATGGGCAAAGTCAACACAAGCATGGTCGCGACCCTTCTTGCCGACCGATTCCGTTGCGGCACGATCGTTTTCACCGGCGTCGCCGGCGGGCTTGATGCGGAACTGCAGATCGGCGACGTCGTCATCGCCGAACGGGTAGTACAGCACGACTTCGGCCTGCTGGAGGACGAGCAGCTGCAGCCCTACCAACCCGGACACATACCCTTCATCAAACCGACCGAGCAGCTTGGCTATCGGGCCGACCCTGGGCTGATCGAGCGCGTGCGGGACCGTCTAGACGGGTTCACCCTGCCGTCTTTGTCGATTGGCGCAGGTGGCCACGGCCGGCCGCCGCGAATCACTTTCGGCACCGTTCTGACCGGCGATCAATACCTGCACTGTGAGCGCACCCGCAGCCGCCTGCGCCACGAATTAGGCGGTCACGCAATCGAAATGGAGGGCGGTGCGCTGGCTCAGGTCTGCGAATCCTTCGGTATGCCATGGCTGGTCGTCCGTGCGCTTTCCGACCTTGCCGGCAGCGATTCCGGCCTCGACTTCAACCGATTCGTCAACGAGGTCGCCGACGGCTCGGCCCGGATCCTGCTGCGATTGCTCCCGGTGCTCACCCGCCATGCCACGATCTAG
- a CDS encoding SDR family NAD(P)-dependent oxidoreductase gives MALPPPGNDRAAVVTGASSGIGEELARILAQRGYQVVLVARSADRLEALARRLGPHTHPMPADLSERSDRANLLDRVVALGLIPDILVNNAGLSTLGVVAKSVPARELNLVEVDVAAVVDLCSRFLPGMVERRRGAVLNVASVAAFGPLPGQAAYGAAKAFVLSYTHSLRGELRGTGVGVTALCPGPVDTGFGDAAGFTKEEAENSLPRIMWKPAAQVAQAGIEGLAVGKAVVVPGLVNRVAAGLFRIVPPEWMLPFLARNHPALKRS, from the coding sequence ATGGCTCTTCCCCCACCAGGAAATGACCGCGCCGCCGTCGTCACCGGGGCGTCCTCGGGCATCGGCGAGGAACTTGCGCGGATTCTCGCCCAGCGTGGCTACCAGGTCGTCTTGGTGGCGCGCAGCGCCGACCGTTTGGAAGCACTCGCCCGACGGCTGGGCCCGCACACGCATCCGATGCCCGCCGATCTGTCTGAGCGAAGTGACCGGGCGAACCTGCTGGACCGCGTCGTCGCGCTCGGTCTGATACCCGACATCCTGGTCAACAACGCCGGACTCTCGACGCTGGGCGTCGTGGCCAAATCCGTTCCGGCCCGGGAACTCAATTTGGTGGAAGTTGATGTGGCCGCCGTCGTCGACCTGTGCAGCAGGTTCCTGCCGGGCATGGTCGAGCGTCGTCGGGGAGCGGTGCTCAACGTGGCGTCGGTGGCCGCATTCGGTCCGTTGCCCGGACAAGCCGCATATGGCGCGGCCAAGGCGTTCGTGCTGTCCTATACCCACAGCCTGCGCGGCGAGCTGCGCGGCACCGGGGTCGGGGTGACCGCACTGTGTCCCGGACCGGTCGACACCGGATTCGGAGACGCCGCCGGATTCACCAAGGAGGAAGCCGAAAACAGCCTGCCGCGCATCATGTGGAAACCCGCCGCCCAGGTGGCTCAGGCCGGAATCGAGGGCTTAGCGGTCGGCAAGGCCGTCGTCGTCCCGGGTCTGGTGAACCGCGTCGCGGCGGGTCTCTTCCGGATCGTGCCGCCCGAGTGGATGCTGCCGTTCCTGGCGCGCAACCACCCTGCGCTGAAACGCAGTTGA
- a CDS encoding AMP-binding protein: MRANAPAMSSGAIDYTRLLQQDLQQVDFYGTREHLATLPGHALVHQVLVHAGALAANGLGRGDRIVMVSANTEQYLATLLAALLIGALPCAVAPPPTPAHEQSAGVQHLRAAIRVVDPKLVVAQPRVTVAIPHAPVLGYDELQDAQPLSWPAGRPPEPSDLHHVQLTSGSTSAPKAVLLTHGNVAHNVGAIGYATAIARGHDRAFSWLPMYHDMGFIQVLGGLLYGLRVGIMTPLAFLRDPLSWVRHMTHHGSTHTAGPPFAYRATADAFQRASGTMEIDLSALAYAYVGAEPIAHSTVRYFTDTFARLGLRRDALVPCYGMAESVLATTLALRPAATAATDFGRVRVWESRLSQVPVVSCGKPVDGLRIRIVDSDGVELPAGTEGQIQVSGPSIMLGYRNGDGSVTCPPGGWHDTGDRGFVSEGELFVVGRSKEMLIVRGRNFPPYDVERAIDSMPDIGPGRTIVFSVPDARRGRESVIAVIGTNAAQTDHHRIRADVATAIRTAFGFSLDDIVLVPTAEIARTTSGKLQRLKARQRYLDRQLHAAAT; this comes from the coding sequence GTGCGGGCGAATGCACCGGCAATGTCAAGTGGCGCAATAGATTACACTCGGCTGCTGCAGCAGGACCTGCAGCAGGTCGATTTCTACGGTACCCGCGAGCATCTCGCGACGCTCCCCGGGCACGCCCTGGTGCACCAGGTGCTGGTCCATGCGGGCGCACTCGCCGCCAACGGGCTGGGCCGTGGCGACCGGATCGTGATGGTGTCGGCCAATACCGAGCAGTACCTGGCGACGCTGCTGGCGGCCCTGCTGATCGGCGCGCTGCCCTGCGCTGTCGCACCGCCACCGACGCCGGCACACGAGCAGTCGGCGGGTGTCCAGCACCTGCGTGCCGCGATCCGTGTCGTCGATCCCAAGCTGGTAGTAGCTCAACCGCGGGTTACGGTCGCGATACCGCATGCGCCCGTGCTTGGTTACGACGAACTCCAAGACGCCCAACCGCTTTCCTGGCCGGCCGGCCGCCCACCCGAGCCCAGCGACCTCCATCATGTCCAGCTGACGTCCGGTTCGACTTCCGCTCCCAAGGCGGTGCTGCTGACGCACGGCAATGTCGCGCACAACGTCGGCGCCATCGGTTACGCGACAGCCATTGCGCGGGGCCACGACCGGGCCTTCAGCTGGTTGCCGATGTATCACGATATGGGCTTCATTCAGGTGCTCGGCGGGCTGCTCTACGGATTGCGGGTGGGCATCATGACGCCACTGGCATTCCTGCGCGACCCGCTGTCGTGGGTTCGGCACATGACGCATCATGGTTCGACACATACCGCGGGTCCGCCATTCGCATACCGGGCCACCGCCGACGCTTTCCAGCGCGCCAGCGGAACAATGGAAATCGATCTGTCCGCACTGGCGTACGCGTACGTCGGTGCCGAGCCGATCGCCCACTCCACGGTGCGCTACTTCACCGACACCTTCGCACGACTCGGATTGCGCCGCGATGCCTTGGTTCCGTGCTACGGCATGGCTGAGTCGGTGCTGGCCACGACATTGGCGCTGCGACCCGCGGCCACGGCTGCAACGGATTTCGGGCGCGTCCGGGTATGGGAATCGCGACTATCCCAGGTACCGGTTGTCTCGTGTGGTAAGCCGGTGGACGGCTTGCGGATTCGTATCGTCGACTCCGACGGAGTCGAGCTGCCGGCAGGCACCGAGGGCCAGATCCAGGTGAGCGGTCCGTCGATCATGCTCGGCTATCGCAATGGCGACGGCTCGGTCACCTGCCCGCCCGGCGGCTGGCACGACACCGGAGACCGCGGATTCGTCTCCGAGGGAGAGCTTTTCGTGGTGGGCCGCAGCAAGGAGATGCTGATCGTCCGTGGCCGCAACTTCCCGCCCTACGACGTCGAGCGGGCAATCGACAGCATGCCCGACATCGGCCCCGGACGCACAATCGTCTTCTCGGTGCCAGATGCACGACGCGGCAGAGAATCCGTCATCGCCGTAATAGGCACGAATGCCGCGCAAACCGACCATCATCGAATCCGCGCCGACGTCGCGACGGCGATACGAACCGCATTCGGATTCTCCCTCGACGACATCGTGCTGGTTCCCACCGCGGAGATTGCCCGCACCACGAGCGGGAAACTGCAGCGGCTCAAGGCCCGTCAGCGATATCTGGACCGCCAACTGCACGCCGCGGCAACCTGA
- a CDS encoding acyl carrier protein, translating into MTENRSALILPEAGEVVDAFRNALEKVSAPEDLAQVDFDRLDSETPLLSLPIDSVVLMSLMTELEDRFAVFIDEESAFSFETVADVADYVRRRLTDKAGRLAGA; encoded by the coding sequence ATGACCGAAAACCGCTCCGCGCTGATACTTCCCGAGGCAGGCGAGGTCGTCGACGCATTCCGCAACGCCCTCGAGAAGGTCTCGGCGCCCGAGGATCTCGCGCAGGTTGACTTCGACCGGCTCGACTCCGAAACACCGCTACTCAGCTTGCCCATCGACTCTGTCGTACTGATGTCATTGATGACCGAGCTCGAGGACAGGTTCGCGGTGTTCATTGACGAAGAGTCGGCTTTCTCGTTCGAAACCGTTGCCGATGTCGCAGACTATGTGCGCCGACGGCTGACCGACAAGGCCGGCCGGCTGGCCGGCGCGTGA
- a CDS encoding DUF5134 domain-containing protein: MVDELLLRWLVTGLFVLSGASYVVAAIGQRRRWVYLVSNGLHLVMAIAMVVMIWPWGSHAPTTGPAAFFLLAAGWFIALTVVSAKTIAQWTAGSYHALMMLAMTWMYVVMNGHLLPGNPVTPHPASTAVSMPGMEMSAMPMPADSTQPGWVASINWLWFLVFTAAAIVWAFLSMAGWRRGAAGCHRDVLAHTGRISMALAMAIVFAALLFGS; the protein is encoded by the coding sequence ATGGTCGATGAACTGCTGCTTCGTTGGCTAGTAACCGGACTTTTCGTGCTGAGCGGCGCCAGCTACGTCGTCGCCGCGATCGGCCAGCGGCGCCGGTGGGTCTACCTCGTCAGCAATGGGCTGCATCTGGTGATGGCGATTGCGATGGTGGTGATGATTTGGCCCTGGGGCAGCCATGCGCCGACGACGGGACCCGCGGCCTTCTTTCTGCTGGCGGCCGGGTGGTTTATCGCACTGACCGTCGTCTCGGCCAAGACGATCGCCCAGTGGACGGCAGGCAGCTACCACGCATTGATGATGCTCGCCATGACATGGATGTACGTCGTGATGAACGGTCATCTGCTGCCCGGCAACCCGGTCACCCCCCACCCGGCATCGACGGCCGTCTCGATGCCGGGCATGGAGATGTCGGCGATGCCCATGCCGGCGGACAGCACCCAGCCGGGATGGGTGGCCTCCATCAACTGGTTATGGTTCTTGGTCTTCACGGCCGCGGCGATCGTGTGGGCCTTCCTCTCCATGGCCGGATGGCGGCGCGGTGCGGCCGGCTGCCATCGCGACGTCCTGGCGCACACCGGCCGGATATCGATGGCACTGGCAATGGCTATCGTTTTCGCCGCCCTGCTCTTTGGTAGTTGA
- a CDS encoding cytochrome c oxidase assembly protein: protein MQTDATADRSPSAAPASRSTSWALARLLLGLLGISVVLAGYGLASGARRYATAGNPYPGGFLCVAEPLGFFLASLATAVCLGALVYVVIASRPEHDGLIDAAAFRIHLVAERVSVAWLGLAVVMVVIQAAHDAGVAPSQLLGGGALLDAIGASEVARGWIVAAIGALVVAVTLRLTTRWVSHFVLLIPTVVAAVATAVTGNAGQGPDHDYTTSAAIVFTLALAALTGLKTATAVATAPPARAVQVMQVACGALTLSYGAVLLYLLIPGWSFDSDFARLGLAAGLVVALVWLSDCWGLFVRPAGSGGARIAGAVAVMAVMAAVTAMAIQTAPRYVTHQFSAWDVFLGYELPQPPNVARLLTEWRFDSLVGTLGVVLAVGYVVAFVRLRTNGNAWPVGRLIAWLTGCVVLVFTSSSGMRAYGSAMFSVHMAEHMTLNMFVPVLLVLGGPVTLALRVLPAAGDGQPPGPREWLTWLLHSRVTAFLSHPITAFILFVASPYIVYFTPLFDILVRYHWGHEFMAVHFLIVGYLFYWAIIGIDPGPRRLPYPGRIGLLFAVMPFHAFFGIALMTMASAIGSTFYQSVSLPWLPSIVADQHLGGGIAWGATELPIIIVIVALVAQWARQDRRVAAREDRHADSNYADDDLDAYNAMLRELSRMRR from the coding sequence GTGCAGACCGACGCGACCGCTGACCGTTCGCCGTCGGCGGCGCCGGCCTCGCGGTCCACCTCATGGGCATTGGCCAGGCTGCTTCTTGGTCTGCTCGGTATCTCGGTGGTGTTGGCTGGCTACGGGCTGGCGTCGGGAGCGCGCCGCTATGCCACGGCGGGTAACCCGTATCCCGGTGGGTTCCTTTGCGTAGCGGAGCCGCTCGGATTCTTTCTGGCGTCGTTGGCGACCGCAGTGTGCCTGGGTGCACTGGTGTACGTCGTCATCGCGTCGCGCCCGGAGCACGACGGGTTGATCGATGCGGCGGCATTCCGGATTCACCTTGTGGCAGAGCGTGTTTCCGTTGCCTGGCTGGGGCTTGCAGTGGTGATGGTGGTCATTCAGGCCGCCCACGATGCCGGTGTGGCGCCATCGCAGCTGCTGGGCGGTGGAGCGCTGCTCGATGCCATCGGCGCCTCCGAGGTCGCGCGGGGATGGATCGTGGCGGCGATCGGCGCGCTGGTGGTCGCCGTCACGCTGCGCCTCACCACTCGATGGGTCAGCCATTTCGTGTTGCTCATCCCTACCGTGGTCGCCGCGGTTGCGACGGCGGTCACCGGTAACGCGGGGCAGGGGCCGGACCATGACTACACGACCAGCGCCGCGATTGTCTTCACGCTGGCCCTTGCCGCGCTGACCGGACTGAAGACGGCCACGGCGGTGGCCACCGCGCCGCCGGCTCGGGCTGTGCAGGTAATGCAGGTGGCCTGCGGAGCGTTGACGCTGTCCTACGGAGCGGTGCTGCTGTATCTGCTGATCCCGGGTTGGTCGTTCGACTCGGACTTTGCTCGCCTCGGCCTTGCGGCGGGTCTGGTAGTAGCGCTGGTGTGGTTATCGGACTGTTGGGGCTTGTTCGTCCGGCCTGCGGGATCGGGCGGTGCCCGCATCGCCGGGGCCGTGGCCGTGATGGCCGTGATGGCCGCGGTGACCGCGATGGCGATTCAGACCGCGCCCAGGTATGTCACACACCAGTTCTCGGCGTGGGACGTCTTTCTCGGGTACGAACTGCCACAGCCGCCGAACGTCGCCAGGCTGCTCACCGAGTGGCGATTCGACAGCCTGGTCGGGACTCTTGGCGTGGTGCTCGCCGTCGGGTATGTGGTCGCTTTCGTGCGCCTGCGCACCAACGGCAATGCCTGGCCCGTCGGCAGATTGATCGCATGGTTGACCGGTTGTGTTGTCCTGGTTTTCACCAGCAGCTCGGGCATGCGCGCCTACGGGTCGGCGATGTTCAGCGTCCACATGGCAGAGCACATGACGCTGAACATGTTCGTCCCGGTGCTGCTGGTGTTGGGCGGCCCGGTCACCCTGGCGCTGCGGGTACTGCCCGCCGCCGGTGACGGACAGCCGCCAGGCCCACGCGAGTGGCTGACCTGGCTGCTGCATTCGCGGGTGACGGCATTCCTGTCGCATCCGATTACCGCGTTCATCCTCTTTGTGGCCTCGCCCTACATCGTTTATTTCACACCGCTGTTCGACATCCTGGTGCGCTACCACTGGGGTCACGAGTTCATGGCCGTGCACTTCCTGATCGTCGGGTACCTCTTCTACTGGGCGATCATCGGTATCGACCCGGGACCGCGCCGACTTCCCTACCCGGGTCGGATCGGTTTGCTGTTCGCGGTCATGCCATTTCACGCCTTCTTCGGCATCGCGTTGATGACCATGGCATCGGCGATAGGCAGCACGTTTTACCAGTCGGTCAGTCTGCCCTGGTTGCCGAGTATTGTCGCCGATCAACATCTTGGCGGCGGAATCGCCTGGGGTGCAACGGAACTGCCCATTATCATAGTGATCGTGGCGCTGGTGGCGCAGTGGGCGCGCCAGGACCGGCGTGTCGCCGCCCGTGAGGACCGGCATGCGGACAGCAACTACGCCGATGACGACCTGGATGCCTACAACGCGATGCTTCGCGAACTGTCCCGGATGCGCCGATGA